The following coding sequences lie in one Methanopyrus sp. SNP6 genomic window:
- a CDS encoding DUF763 domain-containing protein has protein sequence MPRAAELRLVKCPPPRHFPEMVKLSRALFRLLVEEHGADGALERLADPRWFQSLACLLGYERDTSGSTTVVTAALREALDPEEHGIAVAGGKGRLALETPERVRELADRMDLDPRPLVTASRLTARSDSVCLQDGHDLYHHVIVFDENGRWVVIQQGMDVDRKTARRYHWLDSEVSEFVEGHPVVADEARKVLSLQGDRADKCREIVLDLVGDGPDRVLREWRAVRNSVSGPLDEYLGIEGGVEVPDGWVPRRLDRDALLRLYEVNPTDFKEFLAVRGVGRGLVRALALIAEVVYGEGPDRRDPAEYTAAFGCKSGDPYPVHRELMRLAAELLERIRSPRLRRFLDRVTES, from the coding sequence ATGCCCCGCGCAGCGGAGCTGCGTCTCGTGAAGTGTCCTCCACCCCGTCATTTTCCCGAGATGGTGAAACTATCCAGGGCGTTATTCAGACTTCTGGTGGAGGAGCACGGTGCTGACGGGGCTCTAGAGAGGCTCGCAGATCCGAGATGGTTCCAATCCCTGGCGTGTCTGCTAGGGTATGAGCGGGATACGTCCGGTAGTACTACAGTCGTCACGGCGGCGCTCCGTGAGGCGTTGGATCCCGAAGAACACGGGATCGCCGTCGCTGGTGGGAAAGGACGACTGGCCCTTGAAACCCCGGAGCGCGTGCGGGAGCTCGCCGATCGGATGGATTTGGATCCCCGACCATTGGTGACGGCTAGCCGTCTAACGGCACGGTCGGACTCCGTGTGTCTCCAAGATGGTCACGACCTCTACCACCACGTTATCGTGTTCGACGAAAACGGTAGGTGGGTGGTGATCCAGCAGGGAATGGACGTCGATCGGAAGACCGCGCGACGTTACCACTGGCTCGACAGCGAAGTCTCGGAGTTTGTGGAGGGACATCCGGTGGTGGCGGATGAGGCGAGGAAAGTCCTGTCGCTTCAGGGGGATCGAGCCGATAAGTGTCGGGAGATCGTACTCGATCTAGTTGGGGATGGTCCGGACCGCGTGTTGCGAGAGTGGAGGGCTGTCAGGAACAGCGTCTCAGGACCGCTCGATGAATACCTGGGTATAGAGGGTGGCGTCGAAGTGCCCGACGGATGGGTGCCAAGGCGTCTCGATCGAGACGCTCTGCTGCGCCTGTATGAGGTCAATCCAACCGATTTCAAGGAGTTCCTGGCCGTGCGCGGCGTCGGACGGGGTCTAGTCCGTGCCCTGGCGTTGATCGCCGAAGTAGTGTACGGAGAAGGGCCCGATCGTCGCGATCCTGCCGAGTACACGGCAGCTTTCGGCTGCAAGTCCGGGGATCCTTACCCGGTGCATCGAGAGCTCATGAGACTTGCAGCCGAGCTGCTGGAGCGGATTAGGTCTCCCCGACTCCGCCGCTTCCTGGACCGTGTGACTGAGTCTTAA
- the trpA gene encoding tryptophan synthase subunit alpha, producing the protein MVLERIFEETKSEGRGALIGYLTCGYPGLEETILLARALRDGGVDILELGVPFSEPIADGPTIQKAVDEALRAGTTPWDCLEVAKEVSEFVPVVLLCYYNTLHANGLERYLSTAAEAGVSGIIVADMPVEESDEVHSVARDLGIDVIYLVAPSTTDERLKKIGERASGFVYVISRYGVTGARRDLSEGTLELVRWVRDHIDLPVAVGFGISERWHVEEVIAAGADGAIVGSAFIEEIHKSEDIAEAEKRVKELAKELVEGARDGYRRRSSSE; encoded by the coding sequence TTGGTCCTAGAAAGGATCTTCGAGGAGACTAAAAGCGAAGGACGTGGCGCGTTGATCGGGTACTTAACCTGTGGATACCCGGGACTCGAAGAAACCATCTTACTGGCTAGGGCGCTCCGTGATGGAGGTGTGGACATCTTGGAACTCGGGGTTCCGTTCTCCGAGCCCATCGCCGACGGTCCGACGATACAGAAGGCGGTAGACGAGGCGTTGCGGGCGGGCACTACACCATGGGATTGCTTGGAAGTCGCAAAGGAGGTGTCCGAGTTCGTTCCCGTCGTGCTCCTGTGTTACTATAACACGCTCCACGCCAACGGGTTGGAGCGGTATCTCTCGACGGCGGCGGAGGCCGGTGTCTCCGGAATCATAGTTGCGGACATGCCGGTCGAGGAATCCGACGAGGTCCATTCCGTCGCTCGAGATCTCGGAATCGACGTGATCTACCTAGTAGCCCCTTCAACGACTGATGAGCGACTGAAGAAGATAGGGGAGAGGGCCTCAGGGTTCGTGTACGTGATCTCCAGGTACGGCGTCACCGGAGCACGACGGGATCTTTCCGAAGGTACTCTGGAGCTCGTTCGTTGGGTGCGTGACCACATCGACCTACCTGTAGCCGTGGGATTCGGGATTTCGGAGCGTTGGCACGTGGAGGAGGTAATAGCCGCTGGCGCTGACGGGGCGATCGTCGGATCGGCGTTCATCGAGGAAATACACAAGTCCGAGGACATAGCGGAAGCAGAGAAGCGGGTTAAAGAGCTAGCAAAAGAGTTAGTGGAGGGTGCCCGGGACGGGTACCGTCGAAGATCATCCTCTGAGTGA
- a CDS encoding THUMP domain-containing protein gives MELLLTLVPDVRPDETERMARKIQDRLKLPAEPDPLKPVRRLRIKGVEDPDVVVNRLREKFPEVSRIVIVKHRGRSNDLDRIAALAAKLAKNEILPHHTFAVDARRLDKDLPYTSRDLAIEVGEAVRQATGASVDLDSPDRYVDVHVSRRGYLIGITPATLREPHRGWLPSGAFKHIHVCCERPETGYEIADLIRITAALKLGSLILVEPNRDAVRGAEKKVGASSLIDLRIERDLKEALAGFDVVVGLHPTAPNAERELLRAVKGADQICLLTGSETKGLSREAKELADVLVHLGPTTAEPMRTANAVAYAVGVMAARTVGLGSATAPTLHR, from the coding sequence ATGGAGCTGCTCCTAACGCTCGTTCCGGACGTTCGACCGGATGAGACCGAGAGAATGGCACGGAAAATACAGGACAGGCTCAAATTACCCGCGGAGCCCGATCCTCTGAAACCGGTTCGCAGGCTTAGGATTAAGGGCGTAGAAGATCCAGACGTGGTCGTTAATAGGCTGAGAGAGAAATTCCCTGAGGTATCTCGGATCGTGATCGTGAAGCATAGAGGCCGATCCAACGATCTCGATAGGATCGCCGCGCTGGCGGCTAAACTCGCGAAAAATGAAATATTGCCGCATCATACCTTCGCCGTCGACGCCAGGAGACTCGACAAGGATCTTCCCTACACGTCCCGTGATCTGGCCATCGAAGTCGGCGAAGCGGTGCGGCAGGCCACGGGTGCGTCCGTGGATCTCGACAGCCCGGACCGGTACGTGGACGTCCACGTGTCCCGACGTGGATACTTGATCGGAATCACTCCAGCAACACTGAGGGAGCCGCACCGGGGTTGGCTTCCGTCCGGCGCCTTTAAGCACATTCACGTGTGCTGTGAGCGACCGGAGACGGGGTACGAGATCGCCGACTTAATCCGGATAACCGCGGCACTGAAACTGGGAAGCCTGATATTGGTGGAGCCGAACCGAGACGCCGTTCGGGGGGCCGAGAAAAAGGTGGGGGCCTCTTCGCTTATCGACCTTCGAATCGAAAGGGACCTGAAAGAAGCGTTGGCAGGGTTCGACGTCGTAGTCGGTTTACATCCGACGGCGCCGAACGCCGAGCGGGAACTCCTACGGGCTGTGAAAGGAGCGGACCAGATCTGCCTCCTGACGGGATCCGAGACTAAAGGGCTCAGTCGAGAAGCGAAGGAACTCGCGGACGTGCTCGTACACCTAGGACCGACGACGGCCGAGCCTATGCGGACCGCCAACGCGGTAGCGTACGCTGTAGGTGTGATGGCCGCCAGAACGGTTGGCTTAGGGTCAGCCACCGCTCCCACTCTTCATCGGTGA
- a CDS encoding molybdenum cofactor guanylyltransferase — translation MIGAVLMGGKGQRLGGDKPWLTVNGRPIVEWAAKMLRKIGCEEVYAVSPRRDGRWDGPWLRDSKGSGPMAGVRAVFREFPNEIVCVTSCDVVFDPRMFREVAEPPCHTRETLFPFLVHAEDAPEHRTVRGFLKNIGSKELEVPATDLDKLEDLPRYRALLSRITG, via the coding sequence ATGATAGGAGCCGTACTGATGGGAGGCAAAGGCCAGAGGCTCGGCGGTGACAAACCTTGGCTGACGGTGAACGGTCGGCCGATCGTAGAATGGGCGGCGAAAATGCTGCGTAAGATCGGTTGCGAGGAGGTCTACGCGGTTTCACCCCGTAGGGACGGGCGCTGGGATGGGCCATGGCTGCGAGACAGTAAAGGCTCAGGACCTATGGCGGGCGTGAGAGCGGTGTTCCGAGAGTTCCCGAACGAGATAGTGTGCGTGACATCATGCGACGTCGTATTCGACCCAAGGATGTTTCGAGAAGTCGCCGAACCCCCTTGTCACACCCGCGAGACCTTGTTCCCGTTCCTGGTACACGCGGAGGACGCACCGGAACACCGCACCGTTAGAGGGTTCCTGAAGAACATAGGATCCAAGGAATTGGAGGTACCGGCGACGGACCTGGATAAGTTAGAGGATTTACCTCGATATCGAGCACTACTCTCCCGGATCACCGGATGA
- a CDS encoding sodium:calcium antiporter gives MTLIAQIAASFGALLLGAWLFTNTVEWIGYRFKLPSGFTGSFIAAVATALPETLVPIVAIVSGYREGVAIGAILGAPLMLSTVAMGIGGLSVLAAYLMGRRRRPVIETSHFSLDVRHFLVAYSLVLAVSLVDFKPAHFTVAAVLFLLYLAYVRQLLRAGDVVERPSIKFEMAHPVLAGLLAAVFLVGSVALLVVGAHGFADAVERLAERLGADPFTVSCLLAPVATELPEKLNSVIWYLKGRDDLALGNVTGAIVFQATFPVAVGLLFTSWRLGSRELVTITVPLAAMTLLYFYGRSNELDWKVMSMVAVLYPVPFVFT, from the coding sequence TTGACGCTGATAGCGCAGATAGCGGCCAGCTTCGGGGCCTTGCTCCTGGGTGCCTGGCTGTTCACGAACACCGTCGAGTGGATCGGTTATCGGTTCAAGTTACCGTCTGGATTCACCGGGAGCTTCATAGCCGCAGTGGCCACAGCTCTACCCGAAACCTTAGTACCTATCGTAGCGATCGTCTCGGGATACCGGGAAGGGGTAGCTATAGGTGCCATTTTAGGCGCTCCCCTGATGTTGTCGACGGTCGCTATGGGAATAGGAGGTCTTTCGGTGCTCGCGGCGTACTTAATGGGTCGCCGGCGGCGACCCGTAATAGAGACCTCCCACTTTAGCTTGGATGTCCGACATTTTCTGGTGGCGTACTCCTTAGTACTCGCGGTATCACTTGTGGATTTCAAACCTGCCCATTTCACCGTTGCAGCCGTGCTGTTCCTGCTGTATCTAGCCTACGTACGACAGCTCCTGAGGGCCGGGGACGTGGTTGAGCGGCCTTCCATCAAGTTCGAAATGGCACATCCAGTACTGGCGGGTCTGTTGGCCGCCGTGTTCCTCGTCGGTTCGGTCGCTCTGTTGGTAGTTGGGGCGCACGGATTCGCGGATGCGGTGGAACGACTAGCGGAGAGACTCGGAGCCGACCCGTTCACTGTGTCGTGTCTTCTCGCACCGGTCGCCACGGAACTCCCAGAGAAGCTGAACAGCGTGATCTGGTATCTGAAAGGCCGTGACGACCTGGCCCTGGGTAATGTGACAGGTGCGATAGTATTCCAAGCGACGTTTCCAGTCGCTGTAGGACTCCTGTTCACGAGCTGGCGCCTCGGTTCTAGGGAATTGGTAACCATCACCGTACCACTCGCGGCGATGACGCTGCTGTACTTTTACGGCCGCAGTAACGAGCTGGACTGGAAGGTGATGTCCATGGTAGCCGTCTTGTACCCCGTCCCGTTCGTCTTCACGTAA